In Panthera leo isolate Ple1 chromosome F3, P.leo_Ple1_pat1.1, whole genome shotgun sequence, one genomic interval encodes:
- the RNASEL gene encoding 2-5A-dependent ribonuclease, which produces MESKSHDNLQERPTPSSKGRASVEDNQLIKAVEKEDIKLVQQLLEGGADVNFQEKEWGWSPLHNAVQSGQEDMLHLLFRYGANPCLRKKNEATPFIIAGIGGKVKVLELLLSKGAEVNEYDANGFTAFMEAAVNGKVEALRFLYKSGAKVNLSRRTKEDQKRLRKGGATALMDAAENGHVDALKVLLDEMGADVKARDNMGRNALIYALRNSDDRKVEDLTRLLLDHGADVNVRGEKGKTPLILAVEKKHLGLVQMLLEQEHIEINDTDSEGNTALLLAVQLKLAEIAQLLCEKGASTDCGDLVMIARRNYDSSLAKFLLLHGAREDFHSPAEDWKPQSSRWGEALEHLHRIYRPMIGKLKIFIDEEYKIADTSEGGVYLGFYEGQEVAVKRFYEGSTHGQKEVSCLQSSRANSDLVTFYGSESHKDCLYVCLALCEQTLEEHLDKHRGEAVGNEEDEFARHVLFSVFKAVEELHLLCGYTHQDLHPRNILIDSKNAVCLADFDKSIKWGGEPQEIKTDLEALGLLVLYVVKKGDIPFETLKTKSNEEVIQLSPDEETCNLIHHLFNPGENVKEHLSGLLGHPFFWSWENRYRTLRDVGNESDIKMRKCNSRIVQLLQLEMSECSRSFAQWTSKIDNYVMQEMNKYYENKRKRYKNTVCDLLKFIRNLGEHINEEKNKEMKSRIGEPFQYLQEKFPDLVIYVYTKLQNTEYKKHFPKTLNPNKP; this is translated from the exons ATGGAGAGCAAGAGCCATGACAACCTTCAGGAGAGACCCACACCCTCCAGCAAGGGGAGGGCATCAGTGGAGGACAACCAGTTGATCAAAGCGGTTGAAAAAGAAGACATCAAGCTGGTTCAGCAATTGCTGGAAGGAGGGGCTGATGTCAATTTCCAGGAAAAGGAGTGGGGCTGGTCACCGTTGCATAATGCGGTACAAAGTGGCCAGGAGGACATGCTGCATCTTCTGTTTCGTTATGGCGCTAATCCTTGTCTGAGGAAGAAGAATGAGGCCACTCCCTTCATCATCGCTGGGATCGGAGGAAAGGTGAAGGTGCTCGAACTTTTACTTTCTAAAGGTGCAGAGGTCAATGAGTATGATGCTAATGGCTTCACAGCTTTCATGGAAGCTGCTGTGAATGGTAAAGTCGAAGCCTTAAGATTCCTATATAAGAGTGGGGCAAAGGTGAATTTGAGTCGAAGGACAAAGGAGGATCAAAAGAGGCTTAGAAAAGGAGGGGCCACAGCTCTAATGGATGCTGCTGAAAATGGACATGTAGATGCCTTGAAGGTCCTCCTTGATGAGATGGGGGCAGATGTCAAAGCCCGTGACAACATGGGCAGAAACGCTTTGATCTATGCACTTAGGAACTCTGATGATAGAAAGGTGGAGGACCTCACTCGCCTTCTGCTGGACCATGGGGCTGATGTCAAtgtgaggggagagaaagggaagacacCCCTGATCCTGGCAGTGGAAAAGAAGCACTTGGGTTTGGTGCAGATGCTTCTGGAACAAGAGCATATAGAGATTAATGACACAGACAGTGAGGGCAATACAGCACTTCTGCTGGCTGTCCAACTCAAACTGGCAGAAATTGCTCAACTGTTATGCGAGAAAGGAGCCAGCACAGACTGTGGAGATCTTGTTATGATAGCGAGGCGCAACTATGACAGTTCCCTTGCAAAGTTTCTTCTCCTTCATGGAGCCAGAGAAGATTTTCACTCTCCTGCTGAAGACTGGAAGCCTCAAAGCTCACGTTGGGGGGAGGCCTTGGAACATCTCCACAGAATATACCGCCCTATGATTGGCAAACTCAAGATCTTTATTGATGAGGAATATAAAATTGCTGACACTTCTGAAGGGGGCGTCTACCTGGGGTTCTATGAAGGGCAGGAAGTAGCTGTGAAACGCTTCTATGAAGGCAGCACACATGGACAAAAGGAGGTCTCCTGTCTGCAGAGCAGCCGAGCAAACAGTGACTTGGTGACGTTCTATGGGAGTGAGAGCCACAAGGACTGTCTGTATGTGTGCCTTGCCCTCTGTGAGCAGACACTGGAGGAGCACTTGGATAAGCACAGAGGGGAGGCTGTGGGAAATGAGGAAGATGAATTTGCCCGGCATGtccttttctctgtatttaaggctGTGGAAGAACTACATCTACTGTGTGGATACACTCATCAGGATCTGCACCCCAGAAACATCTTAATAG ATTCCAAGAATGCTGTTTGCCTGGCAGATTTTGATAAAAGCATCAAGTGGGGTGGAGAGCCGCAGGAAATCAAAACAGATCTAGAG GCCCTTGGACTGCTGGTCCTATATGTGGTAAAGAAGGGAGATATCCCTTTTGAAACCCTGAAGACTAAAAGTAATGAAGAGGTGATTCAACTttctccagatgaggaaacttgtaACCTCATTCATCACCTGTTCAACCCTGGAGAAAATGTGAAGGAGCATCTGAGTGGCCTGCTGGGTCATCCCTTCTTTTGGAGTTGGGAGAA CCGCTATAGGACCCTTAGGGATGTGGGAAATGAATCGGACATTAAAATGCGAAAATGTAATAGCAGGATTGTCCAACTACTGCAACTTGAAATGTCTGAATGTTCCAGAAGTTTTGCCCAGTGGACTTCTAAG attGACAACTACGTTATGCAAGAAATGAATAAGTATTATGAAAACAAACGCAAACGTTATAAAAATACTGTGTGTGATCTGTTAAAGTTCATCCGGAATTTGGGAGAACAtattaatgaagagaaaaacaaaga GATGAAGTCGAGAATTGGAGAACCTTTCCAGTATTTGCAGGAGAAATTTCCAGATCTGGTCATCTATGTCTACACAAAACTACAGAACACAGAATACAAAAAGCATTTTCCCAAAACCCTCAATCCCAACAAGCCTTAG